The Gossypium hirsutum isolate 1008001.06 chromosome A13, Gossypium_hirsutum_v2.1, whole genome shotgun sequence nucleotide sequence TTCTGATTCACTATCACTTCCATCGTAGGCACTGCGATGGGCTCGTAAATTCCTAGCAGGTGGTGGTATTCCCAAAGAACTACCTACTCCGTGATGCAAAGACGAAGTAACATCTGTGAGAAGGTCTTCTTCAAGGGAGCCTGATGAGTTTTCTCTTGCAATGCAATTCCAAGACGGGATTCTCTTCGAAGCATTGAATTTGGTTGTTGTGTTGGCAAGAAGACCATGAGATGAAGCGGCAGCAGCTCTGTCAGCACTCCGTTTAAGCCTACGCATGTGGTTAAGAATTGCAACACACTCATCGAGGGCAAGCTCAATGCCGCAATTTGCTTTCATAGCTGACAGCTTCTCCCAAGTGCATCTTCTCCCTTGGTTGGCTGCCTTTTGAAGCTCCACAAGAGTTGGGTTTTGTAGAATTTTCAAGTACTGTTAATAGTTAAAAAACAGCATAGATAGAGTCAGACAAGGTTTGAACGGAACTAAACCCAAGTGCTCAAGCTTTCACCAATTTTTAATCTGAATGTAACCAAAGATAAGCCTAAAAATGATTTTGAACATACCTGAGAAACTGTAGCTGGCATAACCACGGTAATATCACCCTCCCAATCTTGAGCAAATATCTTGGCTAGTCCCCCCATACGAAATCCCAGTTCAAGTATTTGGCTACATCTATGTTTAACTTCCATCTCGGTTAGGTGCGCAAACTacaatttaaaaacaataaaactagttcatttcatcattcaaataataaGACAAGTAAACAGACAAAGGCATCATAACAACAACTACCAAGATCGTAATATGGTTTAAATACACCCACAAACATAAACCAAGATCATAAGTGTAACCAATATAAACATACCTTTGCCGCAAAGTTACCACCATGGGCTCGAACAAACTCCTTTACCCTCAAAAATGGTATGATATGAGGGTTTGCTTGACTCACAATGAAATGATTGACATTGAACAGCTCCTTAAGTTGCATCATAGGTAAATCGACCTCCAAGCTACCATCCCTCCATCGACGAGCAGTTGCACTAGAACCCTCCTCGGGATCCAAATTAAAGGGAGGATGGTAAGGAACGAGTTCCCCACTCCTATCTTTCGCCATTAGTTCCTGAGCTTCAAAAAGGCCAGGAAAAGCACAAGAAGCGCTTACGGCACTCCATATGACAACATGAGGTGAAGTCAAGTAATTTAGGCATCGAGGTGGCTCATGTTTCCTTGGTGAGCAAACTGTTATTCCGAGTACTCGACCAGTCATATCATAAGCCTCTTGAAATGTAAGATTACTTGTAAGGTGTCTTAACATCCATTGCATGTGTCTGATCTCATGAACAGCCCCTTGTCTCATGACTCTCCTAACAACTGCAAATATTCCACCCAGTTGATCATAAAACTGCAACGACCGCCAAGAGTCTTCGAAGAAGCTTTGCAGCTCGGGCCATGACCTTGTACCAACAATAGCACACATAATGGATCCTACACTCGAACCAGCGATTATCCTCGGTAAAAGCTTATGCTCTACTAGTGTTTTAACTACACCAATATGAAATGCTCCAAGAGAAGCACCCCCACTTAAAAGCAACGCCGTTCTACCAAATGCATGCCTTGTTTCATGCATAAAAGCAAGCTTCTCTTCCAAGGAAAGCTCCTCTGAATCAGAGTCACAAACCATTCTCAACTGAGTGGAGACCTCATCAATGTAATCCTTGATGAGTTTAGGCACATGAAGCCTTCCTTTATGAAGCTCAGGATTACACATATTACCAAGATTTCTAATAAGATCAGCTCTCATACAAAAGATAATATCCCTAAGAGATCCATCTTGGCGACGACGCTGAAGctcttgaatcttgtttctcacAAGTTCCTCATCATAAAGATTTGATTCATTCATCTTCGGTGTTTCTTTATCAAGCATCTTAGCAGCATGAGCCCATTCTTCATATGTCAATGCAGTTCTCATCATATTTCTCCAAAATTTCCTTCTATAAGCCATTTCAGCCCTGAACTTTACATTCGTGTACCGTTTCACCAAAAAAGCAATAATAGTCACCAATGCTAATATCCCCTGAGGATTCCGGGGATGCAACCATGATATCAATGGCGAAACCAAGTTCTTACATCCATAGAATAAATCCACCaatacatgaaaaatttgatgCCTGAAATGTGCCATTGACTTACACAACAGGATCCTAAAAGCAATCGTACGACCAATGATCGTCGAAGGACCAATCGCAAATGAATCAACACTGGCCTCATTAGTTATATCCATAGCTAGTTTGCAATAAAGATTTTCTAACAGGGAATGAAAGCAAACAGTATTGGCTTTGTTTTTGCACCAAATATCagagaaaaatacaaaaagacACTAATGGATTTGTTCACCAACTTGAATTCAGAAACACTAAAGATCAATGAGAAACTGATCCTATAACCCTAAATTCACctccttctttttcttcaaatatatagaaaattaaGCGGATTAATATATATCccaattgaaaaggaaaacaagcaaaattttctatttaaagatTAAGAGTTAGATAGTTTCCAACCTCGTTCAGCTCCCGAATTCCAACAAATTTCTGACTATCTACAAAAAAACCAACAAGAACCCAAATTCTCTTAAAATCtacaaatccaaataaaagaaaaccCAGATTCTAATTCCCATTACACACACAAGAAACCAAGAACCTGTTcggtttctcttttttttccacaAGAATCTAAACGAAACCCAAAAAAGGTCTCAAAGAAGACAATAATTATCACCAGTTAAAAAAACCATGGGTTTTCCTTTGACAATTCCAAAAAATTGGGGCAAATAGCTAACAAAGGAAAACCCAGGAAAAGAAAACCAGATACATCCCCATCGAGTGCTAATATAATATGAAGGCCAGTAGGCTAAATATAAACATCCAAAAGCGAAATTATTGGGGGAAAGGGAAACTTTGGGATCTGCTAAAAGAGATAACGGTGCCAATGTGAAGGAAAGATTCTGGATAGAGAAAgaagattatataaaaaaaaaacaaaataaaggagAAGATAAGATTCTGATCGTTGGGAAACTAACtttctatttataaaaaaaaagcattaaagaaacaaaattttgaaagaaaacttTGGGTTGTGTTAAAGCTTTGGTTTTTAGCTACGATTTTGTGTAGCTTGGAGGGATGGGGTCTTGGTTGCTTTTGCTTGCAAGCAACAACTGCTTTAAATTTGTGAGGAGATTGAGAGTAGAATTCAAAATTCTAGCGAGGGGGGTTTGGCTTTCAATGTAAACAGATAAGTTCGTAATGAATTACGTCAGATTTTGGTGGCAACAAAATGTACTTTTTAGTTGATTCAACtcaccttttattattattattatcgaaGTCAgcaaaatgttagattttgaattCAGGACTGTTACCTCGATCATAAAGGGAACTTGTCCTTTTATCTCAACTCTATTTATTACATTGCAAGTCTCTCAAACTATAAGTGCGGATGCACTTAATAATTAAACCGAacttagataaatataaaatatattaatatcatgtttAAATTTAACCTGAATTCAATCCAGTTTAGCTCATGAACAGCTTTATTTGAGTGATGTCTCTTTTATATTTGTTTGAGAGTGACACAAACTTGCCTAAACACCTTTATTTATATAATGTAAGATTAATGCATTCAATTTATTACTTTCTTAAAGGTGAATGTACGTATCAAGTCTCTTTATTATAAAGATTAGATTAAAATAAttctttattattaaatagataaatttaattcttgtactataaaaaaattaaataagataaaattaaaatagagttaatatttattatttactgTGTAACtccaaacaaaatatttcatCTGATTTAatcttatttgattattttttctagtacaaagattaaatcaattcatttaatagtaaatggactaatttgatccaaTATGTATAATAGAGGGACTTATCAAAAAAATTGAGGAGGTTATGCAATACCAGACAAGAAATGCGTATGGGGATGGTGAAGCGACGTAATAGACCAAAAAATAAACGTGGagcataataatataatatagcaTTGCACAGAAGGTGGATATGAATAACAAGTAACCCAAACGTGGCATTTATGTCCCACTTCCCACCTTTCTTTCCATATAAAACTCTGATGGTTATTGGTAATTCGGATAACGTTTTCTAATATATAGAGTTGTAATATTAGGTAGCCATGAATATCATTATCATCTGCAGCAAGAAAACTTATCAAGGACCTGCGATTTTTTCGGTAAAAGATCCTTATACTATGAGTTAGATTGCATTGACAACGATGTCTGCTAGATCAAAAgcaaattaatctttttattaaaaatttcattaatttctactattaaaaactgattTGTGTATGTTAACATGAGGTACCACGTGtaactatttgattattttgctaGCTACACTGATTTTTAACTATAGAAATGGACAAAATTTTCAACAGAAAAAACGGTTTGCTCTTTGATCGAATGTAAATAGAGAAAAATACAATCTGATTCCTAGTGCAGAGGACTCCAGGATGTATTACCGATTTTCACACAAGTGTTTTAGCTTTTTTTCCCCTCAACAAATTGTATGCAAGGTGCAATTTCGAGAATGAAATTGTATGCATTCATATAAAAATGGTATATGAATAGACATAGACAACATAAACAAAACTTTCTATGCAAATAAGATGCTTGATCGACCAAAAATCCATCTTTGTAACATAACAATACCAGCATACAAGGAATTAAGCAATGAATCACTAACAGAATCTAACGCcaaattcaacccaaaatccaaGAAGACAAGCAATTATCAATTGAACAAGCACATGAAAAACTTCCTTCATAATTCCAAAGTACGATAAAGGACATCGGAACAAGGAAACTAAAAGCTAGAAGTTCCTATAAAATCCAAGATTTGCAGTTAATGCATCTCTCTTCAAAAGAAGGCTGATAGAAGTAAAAAAGGGTATTCATGTTCTTCAACATACAACACTAATTGCATCTGTTCAAGACTCGAAATGCCATCAATATAAAGCAAACAAAATCAATGAATCACTAGCAAAATCTAagccaaattcaaaccaaaatccAAGACAAGCAATTATTAATCAAACAAGTGCAAGAAAAATTCCTTCATAATTCGAAAGTACAAAAAAGGATACCGGAACgaagaaaaattatgttttccaTCCTTCCAGTTTTCTACCCCtccaattttctttccactcTACTAAGCAAAGCCTAAAAGCTAGAAGTTCCTATTCACCTTCATTAGGAGATGAACAAAAATCCAAGATTTGCAGTTAATCATAATGCATCCCTCTTCAAAAAAAGGCTGATAGAAGTAAAAAGGGTATATTCATGTTCTTTAACATACAATACTAACTGCATCTGTTCGAGAATCGAAATGCCATTCATATGAAGTCAacaaaatcattatcaagcaaTAGTGGTTTCACTTTTACATACAATTCATATCATTCTTATGGGGTGAGTCAAAGCTAAAACTAAgcaattcttcaaaattttcttcaCAATTTCATTCATAAACTACCATTATCACCAACAACAATGGAGAATACACAAAAGTAAACCACTAAAATTACCACAAAGTAACAATAGTTGCCAAAAatacaagcaaaaaaaaaaaaagattttgtaAATAAAAGTAAAGTTCTGAAACCTGCTCATCTACTCCTCTGCtgcatcttttctttttcttttcttctttttcttcttttcggTTTCATCCTCAGCCCCTGCATCAATTGCACCGTCAACAACAGCAATAGCCTCAATAGCCTCctcattctctttgttcttcttcttcttcttcttcttcttttcaatttcatcactcCCTGCATCAATTGCACTATCAACAACAGCAACAGCAATAGCCTCTATAGCCTCctcattctctttgttcttcttcttcttcttcttcttcttctttttctgcttttcaatttcatcaccCCCTACATCAATTGCACCATCAACAACAGCAATAGCCTCAATAGCATCCTCATTTTCattgctcttcttcttcttctttttcttcttttcaatttcatcattcCCTACATCAATTGCACCATCAACAACAGCAATAGACTCAATAGCATCCTCATTTTCGttgctctttttcttcttttcaatttcatcactcCCTACATCAATTGCACCATCAACAACAGCAATAGCCTCAATAGCATCCTCATTTTCattgctcttcttcttcttcttcttcttcttctttttcttattttcaatttcatcactcCCTGCATCAATTGCACCATCAACAACAGCAATAGCCTCctcattctctttgttcttcttcttcttcttcttctttttcttcttttcaatttcatcactcCCTACATCAATTGCACCATCAACAACAGCAATAGCCTCAATAGCATCCTCATTTTCattgctcttcttcttcttctttttcttcttttcaatttcatcactcCCTACATCAATTGCACCATCAACAACAGCAATAGACTCAATAGCATCCTCATTTTCGTTGctctttttcttcctttcaatttcatcactCCCCATATCAATTGCACCATCAACAACAGCAATAGCCTCAATAGCATCCTCATTTTCattgctcttcttcttcttcttctttttcttattttcaatttcatcactcCCTACATCAATTGCACCATCAACAACAGCAATAGCCTCAATAGCCTCctcattctctttgttcttcttcctcttcttcttctttttcttcttttcaatttcatcactcCCTGCATCAATTGCATTATCAACAACAGCAACAGCAATATCCTCAATAGCATCCTCATTTTCAttgctcttcttctttttctttttattcttttcaatttCATTACTCCCTACATCAATTGCACCATCCACAACAGCAACAGCAATAGCCTCAATAGCATCCTCATTTTCAttgctcttcttctttttcttattttcattttcatcactcccTACATCAATTGCACCATCAACAACAGCAATAGCCTCAATAGCATTCTCATTTTCAttgctcttcttctttttcttcttttcaatttcatcactcCCTACATCAATTGCACCATCAACAACAGCAATAGCCTCAATAGCATCCTCATTTTCattgctcttcttcttcttcttctttttcttcttttcaaattcATCACTCCCTACATCAATTGCACTATCAACAACAGCAACAGCAATAGCCTCAATGGCATCTACATTCTCAttgctcttcttcttcttatttttctttgtttcaattTCATCAGCCCCTATGTCATTAGCACCATCAACAGCAGCAGCAACAGCCTGATCACTCTCTttgctcttcttctttttcctctcAGTATCTATTGAACCGGCTTCAACCCCATCTTCATTTTCCTTCTCAGTCTTCACTTCGGCTTCCACATCACCATCCtctttattcttcttcttctttttctttttctttttcactagaACTtcaacttcatttttctcatcaCCACTAGCTTCATCCGATTTCTTCCTTTCCATTTCCACCACTACAATCTTCTTTTCCAACATAGAATCCCAACCATCAGGCAACACAACATTTCTCAACCACTCTTTAGGAGTACTGTCGTTAAAGAGTGCAAGCGGGTCAGCAGAAGCAGCAATGCTTGCAACCATAGAATCCTCATCGGCAGGCATCGAACACACTTTAGGAGTATCGTCGTTTGGGTTATCCAATTTGGTTTGGGGTTTAACCATGAAATCTTGGTCGGGTTCTTTCGTTTCAGAACTGGGTTTGGTTTTTTCTCTTACGCTTTTTCTTTTCCGAGCGAGAAAGGTCGAGATTAGGCTCAGACATGGTCGCTCTTCttcatttcctttccttttccttttgggtttagggtttttaaagaAGGAGATTTACAAATTGCAGCtatagggttagggttttggggGATTTACTGGTCCGTGTGGGCTCGATTTAACTTCAAATTGGGGGATTGGGCTTTCATTTTATAGTTCTAAaggttttttatataaaataataaaaaaattactaaaattattgaCGGTGTCATGTGActtacaagaaaaaaaataaaaaaaaggaattaaaaaaaagatgGGGCGAGCACGTGATCGATTGGTCACATCGAACAATAGGGTGTCAAGTACCACCGACACACCCCCAACTTTTTTTTCtcgactttttttttaatttcttttccttttctatttATATAAACTGATCGTCCTGGCTGGCAGTATTGTAACACTCATTAAACATTCTTTTGCTTTTTCTCAACTATTTTTTTGtcagacttttttttttaaaaactactaGTGGCGGcactattataattttttttctattaaaacttttttttttcttttcgccCTTTTTAAATGGTAGCAAGGAGAGAAAATCTAGTGTGGTGTCATTTGACAGTACGATAACACCCATATTTATGGTAAAAAACAccacatttttataaaaatttgagtgcaataccattttcataaattttttattattttaataaaaaaaccctaGTTATGCACTTTCCTAGACTAGTGCATTTAAGACACTGGTGCTAGCAAACTACTTGAGCTCAACACGATAATTACCAAATCAGTCGAGTAGAATTTGAGCTTAGTAATGCTTGACTTGAATGACTCATGAGCCTCAtatatcttttcatattttatattattacattatGTTATTGCCCTTAATATATATTACTAACCCTAAGCTTGAATTTGAGTACAAATATTAGTAAACAAATTTAATTGTGCTTGAATAGTATATCTCAAGCGAAGCTTgagcttaaaaataaatatttgatcgAGCTCGAGTATCGAGCTTGAGCTCCACTTGATTACACTCTTATAATCCCCCTAATTTGATATGAATAAAGAaattccaaataataataaaaacacaaTTGAGACCTTCCACTAATGAAAATAATTGCTGATCAAGAAGATAATGTGACAAAtacaaacattaaaaaaattacatgtgGCACGTCCATGTAATTATGTTATTCtagcatatcatatctaagcacCGCAAAATCACATTACGACAATCATGATCTAACATGAACAAAATATATATCATTCGTACATTGCTCATATCCGTTGTCCTAACATAACAACTTACACTTACAAGACGGGGCATCAATAGGAGGACTTGATTCTAAAGAGTACAAAGTTAATATGGGGACGGGACATGGCACCTGAGGAATGACCAAGGACATCCCCATGTAAAGCCTGCAAACATTGAAGTAAGGCAATTGGCTCTCTCCTCTCACCCTCCAAGTTATCTTCCTTCTTCCTCTTGAACTCCAAATCCCTTTATGAATCTAAAATCTCTTCGTCTATTTATGACTCTTGATTCAATGAATGAATTGTCACCAATGATTATCATCCCAACCTTATCACTttcaactttttataatttaatcctcttttatctttaacttaaaaaaaaacttcaaaagaaatagaAAGTGTTCTAGGgagaaaatgaaaatagaaaaaaaaaaggtaaaagagGACTTTATTTTGGTGTTTGGTTTGCTAGGAAAGTGATGCCTCTAAAAGTAAATAGGAAAGATCGCTATTctaataatgtataaaaatagatttattttaaattaaaatgaaacaaatacgATAGAAATAGTAtaacttatttttaaataaaagttttttaataaaaataatttatatatttaaaaaattttaaaatttatagttgCTAGATAATATATTGAAAAGTTGTCACATGCCATCAACAAATTGATTATCAATATACTACGTCAATAGAAACTAACAGTATTAATGCAAAAATACTAATCTAAATTACAAAATACAATTAggtccaaaaaaaattaaagtaccaACTCAATATATTTAAACAAGTTAAAGGAAGACAAActatataaaaaatcatatataaatttaaacctaaaacttttaaaattaagatttcaacaaaacctcatttaatttttataaaattatttttaatttttttttccatcattaACGTGCCACAATCAAACACACAGTCTAATATAATAGCCATAGATTgatctataaatataaaaatcctGAGATGATGAAAGATGAttctctcttttttccttttttctatttttttttctaaaattttacattcttttttacattttttttcctttttgatatATCGTCAACTAGAAACAAGGGCATTAGAATGGTAGCAGAGTTATAGAACTTGAAAATCTACAAAGGTTAACAGTTACAAACGACCAGAGAATTTCAGCTAAAACCTGGACGGCTAATACACACATTCAACGAGGTTGATGGATGCAACGACGACCACTTTTAGCATTCACAGTCTTCGCCGGCTTCTCCACGTATTTTGCCGGTTCTGCTGAAAACCGAGGACTAGATGGCACCAAACTCAGATTCTTCATCAGAGATTCAACACCCTTCTCAAAGCCTAatgtaatttgataaaatgataaaTGCAAGTAGTAGAAGTAGAATCGACAAACACACACATAATTCTCCATTTCCAGAGTCGTAAGAATTTATTTACTCGTACGTACCACCATTTGACGGTAAAGGAGGTGCTATGGTTTCCATTTCATTAGATTGGATGAACTCTTCGAACTGGAGATCTTCGTCAGAGACAAAGTCAAAGGGATCTGCAAGCAAATCAACAATGTCATTGACATCAAATACATCATCCTCTGTGTTGTCGTAAAAGCCATCTTCATCCTGGTTCTGGCTGATCCAATAGTCACGGTACCATGTTGTTGTCGTAACCAGTTTCCACCATTCGGGTGAGAAATCCTCCACTTGGCGATAAACAGCCGGAACAAACAGAGGGGCATTGGGGTTCAATGTTGACGATCCACCCGCAACTAGAGCCATTCTACCAGTCTTGTTTACTTATCCCTTTAATTCTGTAACACAAATTGGTTTAAACAAAATCAACAACCAAAGAAAGAAATTACAAGCGATTAAAACAGATCTTCGGGCACAACGATCTGATCACTTACAAAAACATCAAAAGATAAGTCAAAAAGAATCAAAACATAAGACTCATCAATCCATTCATGAttagaaaattgaattaaaacaatCATAACTTCAAATTAAAATTATCATTCAAATCATCACAGTCGATGAATAATCTATCTAATCATAGCTTAAGGATCTTTAAGATCAGACGACAAGGAGTATTTACTCCTCACATACA carries:
- the LOC107954458 gene encoding protein EARLY RESPONSIVE TO DEHYDRATION 15, translating into MALVAGGSSTLNPNAPLFVPAVYRQVEDFSPEWWKLVTTTTWYRDYWISQNQDEDGFYDNTEDDVFDVNDIVDLLADPFDFVSDEDLQFEEFIQSNEMETIAPPLPSNGGFEKGVESLMKNLSLVPSSPRFSAEPAKYVEKPAKTVNAKSGRRCIHQPR